Proteins encoded together in one Caldicellulosiruptor saccharolyticus DSM 8903 window:
- a CDS encoding TraX family protein encodes MEKIISNLNTLPLFMLMSKKLTKSKSNLLKLIAAASMLIDHIGYLYFPNRVLFRIVGRIAFPIFAFQVAAGFKFTSNPKRYLKRLFIFALVSQIPFSLMTGDPYELNVIATFFFAAVALFFIQKRWYFLVIIPLAISYFVPMDYGIYGVLSILIFYLSFDMPLLQLIGFCILTWFEVHLIGWPVQFYSIISVVLILLIRMLPVEFELRLNKYFFYWFYPVHMLLLVVIGKMF; translated from the coding sequence GTGGAAAAAATAATTTCAAATTTAAATACACTACCTTTATTTATGCTTATGTCAAAAAAGCTTACAAAATCCAAGTCCAATCTTTTAAAGCTCATTGCTGCTGCTTCTATGCTAATTGACCACATAGGTTATTTGTATTTTCCTAATAGAGTACTTTTTAGAATAGTTGGGCGAATTGCATTTCCTATTTTTGCTTTTCAAGTGGCAGCTGGCTTTAAGTTTACATCAAATCCTAAGAGGTATTTAAAAAGGCTTTTCATATTTGCGCTGGTCTCACAGATTCCGTTTAGTCTTATGACAGGGGACCCATACGAGCTAAATGTGATTGCTACATTCTTCTTTGCAGCTGTAGCTTTATTTTTTATTCAGAAGAGATGGTATTTTCTTGTTATAATTCCACTTGCAATCTCTTATTTTGTTCCTATGGACTATGGAATATATGGTGTTTTGTCAATTCTAATTTTTTACTTATCCTTTGATATGCCGCTTTTGCAACTGATAGGATTTTGTATCCTTACGTGGTTTGAAGTACACCTTATTGGCTGGCCTGTCCAGTTTTATTCAATAATATCTGTAGTCCTGATTTTACTAATTAGAATGCTACCAGTTGAATTTGAACTAAGGCTAAACAAATACTTTTTCTACTGGTTTTACCCTGTTCACATGCTGCTTCTTGTTGTGATAGGAAAGATGTTTTAA
- a CDS encoding glycoside hydrolase family 3 N-terminal domain-containing protein has protein sequence MSVEKKVNDLLQKMTIEEKVYQLTSILIQDILENDKFSPQKAKEKIPHGIGQITRLAGASNLSPQEAAKTANEIQKFLIENTRLGIPAMIHEESCSGFMAKGATVFPQSIGVACTFDNEIVEELAKVIRTQMKAVGAHQALAPLIDVARDARWGRVEETFGEDPYLVANMAVSYVKGLQGDDIKKGIVATGKHFVGYAMSEGGMNWAPVHIPERELREVYLYPFEVAVKVAGLKSIMPAYHEIDGIPCHANRKLLTDIARNEWGFDGIYVSDYSGVRNLLDYHKSVKTYEEAAALSLWAGLDIELPKIECFTEEFIKALKEGKFDMTLVDAAVKRVLEMKFRLGLFDNPYIKTDGIVELFDNKEQRQLSRRVAQESMVLLKNDNFLPLSKDSKKIAVIGPNANSVRNLLGDYSYPAHIATLEMFFIKEDKGVGNEEEFVRNVINMKSIFEAIKDKVSSNTEVVYAKGCDVNSQDRSGFEEAKKAAADADAVILVVGDKAGLRLDCTSGESRDRASLRLPGVQEDLVKEIVSVNPNTVVVLVNGRPVALDWIMENVKAVLEAWFPGEEGANAVADVLFGDYNPGGKLAISFPRDVGQVPVYYGHKPSGGKSCWHGDYVEMSTKPLLPFGYGLSYTTFEYKNFAIEKEKIGMDESIKISVEIENTGKYEGDEIVQLYTRKEEYLVTRPVKELKGYKRVHLKPGEKKKVVFELYPDLFAFYDYDMNRVVTPGVVEVMIGASSEDIKFTGTFEIVGSKKDAKELKHYFSKVWCE, from the coding sequence GTGTCAGTTGAAAAGAAAGTGAATGATCTTTTGCAGAAGATGACAATTGAAGAAAAGGTGTATCAACTCACAAGCATTCTTATACAAGATATTTTGGAGAATGACAAATTCTCACCACAAAAAGCAAAAGAAAAGATACCACACGGAATTGGGCAGATTACAAGGCTGGCAGGTGCGAGCAATCTGTCACCACAAGAGGCAGCAAAGACTGCAAACGAGATTCAAAAGTTCTTGATTGAAAACACACGACTTGGGATTCCTGCAATGATACATGAAGAATCTTGCTCGGGCTTTATGGCGAAAGGTGCAACTGTTTTTCCACAGAGCATAGGCGTTGCCTGCACATTTGACAATGAAATTGTTGAAGAACTTGCAAAAGTGATAAGAACGCAGATGAAGGCGGTAGGTGCGCATCAAGCTTTAGCACCGCTGATTGATGTTGCAAGGGATGCACGCTGGGGAAGGGTTGAAGAAACTTTTGGAGAAGATCCATACCTTGTTGCAAATATGGCAGTAAGCTATGTAAAAGGGTTGCAAGGTGATGATATAAAAAAAGGAATTGTTGCAACAGGAAAACACTTTGTTGGGTATGCAATGTCAGAAGGTGGAATGAACTGGGCACCTGTCCACATTCCAGAAAGAGAGCTGAGAGAGGTATATCTTTATCCATTTGAGGTTGCAGTAAAAGTTGCAGGCTTGAAGTCCATCATGCCTGCATATCACGAGATTGACGGAATTCCATGCCATGCTAACAGAAAGTTACTTACCGATATTGCAAGAAATGAATGGGGATTTGACGGAATCTATGTTTCAGACTATAGTGGTGTGAGGAATCTCTTAGATTACCACAAGTCAGTAAAAACATATGAAGAGGCAGCGGCACTTTCACTTTGGGCAGGGCTTGACATTGAGCTACCAAAAATTGAATGTTTCACAGAAGAGTTTATAAAAGCTTTAAAAGAAGGCAAATTTGACATGACTTTGGTTGATGCAGCAGTAAAAAGAGTTTTAGAGATGAAGTTCAGACTTGGGCTTTTTGACAATCCATATATCAAAACTGATGGTATTGTAGAGCTATTTGATAACAAAGAACAGAGACAGCTTTCAAGAAGAGTTGCACAAGAGTCTATGGTACTTTTGAAGAACGACAATTTCCTGCCACTTTCAAAGGATTCAAAGAAGATTGCAGTAATTGGTCCAAATGCAAATTCTGTGAGAAATCTTTTGGGTGACTATTCATACCCTGCTCATATAGCAACTCTTGAGATGTTCTTCATCAAAGAAGACAAAGGAGTTGGCAACGAAGAAGAGTTTGTTAGAAACGTAATCAACATGAAGTCTATTTTTGAAGCGATAAAGGACAAGGTTTCAAGCAATACTGAAGTTGTGTATGCAAAAGGTTGCGATGTGAATTCACAAGATAGGTCAGGATTTGAGGAAGCAAAAAAAGCAGCAGCGGACGCAGATGCGGTAATTTTGGTTGTTGGCGACAAGGCAGGTTTAAGACTTGACTGTACATCTGGCGAGTCAAGAGACAGAGCATCTTTAAGACTGCCTGGCGTTCAAGAGGATTTAGTAAAAGAGATTGTAAGCGTAAATCCAAACACAGTTGTAGTTTTAGTAAATGGTAGGCCGGTTGCGCTTGACTGGATTATGGAAAATGTCAAAGCTGTGCTTGAGGCATGGTTCCCAGGTGAGGAAGGTGCAAATGCTGTTGCAGATGTTCTGTTTGGGGATTACAACCCAGGTGGTAAACTTGCAATTTCATTCCCACGAGATGTTGGTCAGGTTCCAGTTTACTATGGACACAAACCATCTGGCGGAAAGTCTTGCTGGCATGGGGATTATGTTGAGATGTCAACAAAACCGCTTTTGCCATTTGGCTATGGGCTTTCATATACCACTTTTGAGTACAAAAATTTTGCTATTGAAAAAGAAAAGATTGGCATGGACGAGAGCATAAAAATATCTGTTGAAATTGAGAATACAGGAAAATACGAAGGAGACGAGATTGTACAGCTTTACACAAGAAAGGAAGAGTATTTGGTAACCAGACCTGTCAAAGAGCTAAAAGGCTACAAGAGAGTTCATCTAAAACCGGGTGAGAAGAAGAAGGTTGTATTTGAACTCTATCCAGACTTGTTTGCCTTCTATGACTATGATATGAACAGGGTAGTAACACCTGGAGTTGTTGAGGTTATGATAGGTGCATCATCAGAGGACATTAAGTTTACAGGAACTTTTGAGATAGTGGGAAGCAAGAAGGATGCAAAAGAGCTTAAACACTACTTTAGCAAAGTTTGGTGCGAATAA